From the Brassica napus cultivar Da-Ae unplaced genomic scaffold, Da-Ae ScsIHWf_1169;HRSCAF=1668, whole genome shotgun sequence genome, one window contains:
- the LOC125596281 gene encoding CRS2-associated factor 2, mitochondrial-like, with translation MLSTRRSLALAKDSFLSLRNLQARFVSTEYYDPPFSPLSKPAKPAKKTKKTEQDQSPEPMTSPTAPVTSDLPFDFRYSYSETNPAIKPIGFREPKRFSPFGPGRLDRNWTGTCAPASLESDQRQWAVVRDKILGEALTEEEVAELVERYRHSDCSRQINLGKGGVTHNMIDDIHNHWKKAEAVRIKCLGVPTLDMDNICHHLEEKSGGKIVYRNINILVLYRGRNYDPKSRPTIPLMLWKPYPPIYPRLVKNVADGLTFEETKEMRNRGLHAPALMKLTRNGVYVNVVGRVREEFETEEVVRLDCTHVGMSDCKRIGVKLKDLVPCVPILFKDEQIILWRGKKN, from the exons ATGCTTTCAACTCGCAGAAGCTTAGCTCTAGCGAAAGACTCGTTTTTGTCGCTACGTAATCTCCAAGCTCGATTCGTCTCTACAGAATACTATGACCCACCATTCTCCCCTCTCTCCAAACCCGCTAAACCagcgaagaagacgaagaaaacCGAGCAGGATCAGTCGCCGGAGCCGATGACTAGCCCGACGGCGCCGGTGACGTCAGACCTCCCTTTCGATTTTAGGTATTCCTATTCAGAAACCAACCCGGCAATCAAACCAATTGGGTTCCGTGAACCGAAACGGTTCTCTCCGTTCGGACCGGGTCGATTGGACCGGAACTGGACGGGCACTTGCGCTCCAGCTTCTCTGGAGAGTGATCAGAGGCAATGGGCGGTGGTAAGAGACAAGATTCTCGGCGAGGCGTTGACGGAGGAGGAAGTGGCTGAGCTCGTTGAACGGTACCGTCACAGTGATTGTTCACGCCAGATCAATCTCG GGAAAGGAGGAGTCACACACAATATGATAGATGACATTCATAACCATTGGAAGAAAGCCGAGGCAGTTAGGATTAAATGCTTGGGAGTACCTACTCTTGACATGGACAACATATGCCACCACCTCGAG GAAAAATCAGGTGGAAAGATTGTATACAGGAACATAAACATCCTAGTTTTGTACCGGGGAAGGAACTATGATCCGAAGAGTCGTCCCACCATACCACTCATGTTATGGAAGCCTTACCCACCAATATATCCAAGACTTGTAAAGAATGTCGCTGATGGCTTAACGTTTGAAGAGACCAAAGAGATGAGAAACCGTGGGCTTCACGCTCCTGCTCTTATGAAACTTA CTAGGAACGGTGTCTATGTTAATGTGGTGGGAAGAGTGAGGGAGGAGTTTGAAACAGAAGAGGTTGTGAGACTAGATTGCACTCATGTTGGGATGAGTGATTGCAAACGAATCGGTGTGAAGCTAAAG GATTTGGTTCCATGTGTTCCTATTTTGTTCAAGGATGAGCAGATTATACTCTGGAGAGGGAAGAAGAATTGA
- the LOC125596278 gene encoding uncharacterized protein LOC125596278 produces the protein MMMGHVVARTHLILSRNNFADSIRCQGLRVSKTLSMESQQSKRPTCPSCAKPTQLCLCNRIRSPPLDNQVSVTILQHSLERKHALNSTRIARLGLKNVTVTTVCDVHDEAEFLIRVKGASLELVDTSKLGSDNVDNESLKLYQQLADKRGSCEEDLMRISMKKRGVISNVSTSLMEDASFDGILASPAAMDVLAKGFVVTKFSEGKEEFELEVPPGSALLFPSEGSVMINDLKERDLKVRNLIVLDGTWSKARRMYVENPWLKLLCSHVKLEIEGASLYREVRRQPREGCLSTIESIVHAMKEMGEDTEGLDNMLDVFESMVGDQRRCKDENFGKVL, from the coding sequence ATGATGATGGGCCATGTCGTGGCCCGGACTCACCTGATCCTGTCTCGAAATAACTTCGCCGATAGCATACGGTGTCAAGGCTTGAGGGTTTCAAAAACCCTAAGCATGGAGTCGCAGCAGTCAAAGCGACCCACTTGCCCTTCTTGCGCTAAACCCACGCAGCTCTGCCTCTGCAACCGTATCCGATCTCCGCCTCTGGATAACCAGGTGAGTGTTACTATCCTTCAGCACAGCCTCGAGAGAAAACACGCGCTTAACTCAACTCGAATCGCTAGGTTAGGGCTTAAGAACGTTACTGTCACCACCGTTTGCGATGTCCATGACGAGGCTGAGTTCTTGATAAGAGTTAAAGGAGCCTCCTTGGAGCTTGTTGATACCTCAAAGTTAGGTAGTGACAATGTGGATAATGAAAGTTTGAAGCTTTATCAACAATTAGCTGATAAGAGAGGTTCTTGTGAAGAGGATTTGATGAGAATCTCTATGAAGAAACGAGGTGTAATCAGCAATGTCTCCACCTCTCTGATGGAAGATGCTAGTTTTGATGGAATATTGGCTTCTCCTGCAGCCATGGATGTGTTGGCAAAAGGGTTTGTGGTAACGAAGTTCTCGGAAGGGAAGGAAGAGTTTGAGCTCGAGGTTCCTCCCGGATCAGCACTGTTGTTCCCTAGCGAAGGATCTGTGATGATCAACGATCTTAAAGAGAGAGATTTGAAGGTGAGGAATCTGATCGTTCTTGATGGGACGTGGTCCAAGGCGAGGAGAATGTACGTTGAGAACCCGTGGCTGAAGCTTTTGTGTAGCCACGTGAAGCTAGAAATCGAAGGTGCGAGTTTGTACAGAGAAGTAAGGAGGCAGCCGAGAGAGGGGTGTTTGTCGACGATAGAGAGTATTGTACACGCGATGAAGGAGATGGGGGAAGATACGGAAGGTTTGGATAATATGTTGGATGTTTTTGAATCCATGGTTGGGGATCAAAGAAGATGCAAAGATGAGAACTTTGGAAAAGTTCTCTGA
- the LOC125596277 gene encoding uncharacterized protein LOC125596277: MASSSSSSSFTLPSLFSIAVLILTASTAESLKSPFNPRDLLPLLPKQVSWPILNSLYGAADLLPTFIGTASPGNDDVKWKGACFYENTAYLEFHNKSGSEFGGGTLHIQADKAHSWTCMDLYVFATPYRVTWTWYFISRAHTVEFPEWDGLAEYEYVKNKGVSIFLMHAGMLGTLQALWDVFPLFTNTGWGESSNLAFLEKHMGAKFDARPEPWVTNVTTDQIQSGDLLAISKIRGRWGGFETLEKWVSGAYAGHSAVCLRDSEGKLWVGESGNENEKGEDVIAILPWEEWWEFELTKDDANPQIALLPLHPDVRAKFNVSAAWEYARSMEGKPYGYHNLIFSWIDTVSENYPPPLDSHLVASFMTVWSKMQPDYAANMWNEALNKRLGTKGLDLSDVLVEVEKRGSSFDKLLAIPEQDDWIYSDGKSTSCIAFILEMYKEGGLFGSLADSIQVTEFTLKDAYMLNFFETNASRLPKWCNDNDSVKLPYCQILGKYRMQLPGYNTMEPYTHMNELCPSLPPKYSRPDNC; encoded by the exons ATGGCgtcttcatcttcctcatcgTCTTTCACGCTTCCCTCTCTGTTTTCCATCGCCGTTCTGATTCTAACTGCCTCAACCGCGGAATCACTGAAATCCCCGTTTAACCCTCGCGACCTCCTTCCACTTCTTCCCAAGCAAGTCTCGTGGCCGATTCTCAATTCCCTCTACGGCGCCGCCGATCTGCTCCCCACTTTCATCGGAACAGCGAGCCCAGGGAACGATGACGTCAAGTGGAAAGGCGCTTGTTTCTACGAGAACACGGCTTATTTGGAGTTTCATAACAAGTCTGGCAGCGAGTTTGGTGGAGGCACGCTTCACATTCAG GCGGATAAAGCGCATAGTTGGACTTGCATGGATCTTTATGTCTTTGCAACTCCGTACCGTGTGACATGGACTTGGTACTTCATCTCACGTGCGCACACTGTGGAGTTCCCGGAGTGGGATGGATTAGCCGAGTACGAATAT GTTAAGAATAAGGGAGTTTCGATATTCCTTATGCACGCGGGGATGTTAGGAACACTTCAAGCGTTATGGGATGTTTTTCCTCTCTTTACCAATACTGGTTGGGGGGAGAGCTCTAACCTCGCGTTTCTTGAGAAGCATATGGGAGCTAAGTTCGACGCTCGTCCTGAACCGTGGGTCACAAACGTTACAACTGATCAAATCCAGTCTGGTGATCTGCTAGCTATCTCGAAGATCCGTGGACGGTGGGGTGGGTTCGAGACTCTTGAGAAGTGGGTGAGCGGGGCGTACGCTGGTCATTCCGCTGTCTGCTTGAGAGACTCCGAAGGGAAACTGTGGGTTGGTGAGTCTGGGAATGAAAACGAGAAG GGAGAAGATGTAATAGCGATCTTACCATGGGAGGAATGGTGGGAATTCGAACTAACAAAGGATGACGCGAATCCTCAGATCGCATTGCTACCTTTGCATCCCGATGTTCGTGCTAAGTTCAACGTTTCTGCTGCGTGGGAGTATGCTCGAAGCATGGAGGGTAAACCGTATGGTTatcataatttgatttttaGCTGGATCGATACTGTTAGTGAGAACTACCCGCCTCCTCTCGATTCTCATCTT gTTGCGTCTTTCATGACTGTTTGGAGCAAAATGCAGCCTGATTATGCTGCTAATATGTGGAATGAAGCTTTGAACAAGCGTCTCGGAACAAAG GGTCTTGATCTTTCTGATGTACTGGTCGAAGTAGAGAAGCGCGGGTCTTCTTTTGACAAATTACTGGCAATACCCGAACAAGACGATTGGATATACAGCGATGGTAAATCAACCTCATGCATTGCTTTCATCCTCGAAATGTACAAAGAAGGTGGCCTATTCGGCTCATTGGCTGATTCTATTCAAGTCACAGAGTTCACG CTCAAAGATGCTTACATGCTCAACTTCTTCGAGACAAACGCAAGTAGACTTCCTAAATGGTGCAATGACAATGACAGTGTGAAGCTTCCTTACTGTCAGATACTTGGCAAGTACAGAATGCAACTTCCTGGTTACAACACTATGGAACCATACACCCATATGAATGAGCTATGTCCATCTCTGCCTCCAAAGTACAGCAGACCAGACAACTGCTAG